One Citrus sinensis cultivar Valencia sweet orange chromosome 5, DVS_A1.0, whole genome shotgun sequence genomic window, ATTTCTTAAATACCTTTCAAAACCCTGATTTAGATACTACAAATATTGAAGAATCTttatacctcatttatttatttaattgaaaattcaatAACTAGAAAGGCATAAGGTTTTTGTCTTCGGTTAAAAATAcagatattaattttgttacaaCACATGCACTAAATACatgaaaaaatacaaacaCAGAGAAGTATGCTTACAGGAACCGCAATTTTGACAGTTTTCCCAATGTGTCTGGGATAGGACCAGTGAAACTGTTCAAGTAGAGATCCAAGCTCACCAAGCTAGTCAAATTCCCAAGGTCACTAGGAATTGGTCCAGTTATGTTATTGCTGTAGAGTTCCCTGTTACAAACAGCAAAGCTTAATGATTTGTGAAAGAAACAGTCCAAAGCAAGATAGGATGTCAGGTATAATATAATAAGGCTAGCATCTTGACAGTTGGAACTGACAAGGACAAAAAACAAGACGATTCTCACAAAAGCAACTTGGAAAACCAATGATTGATCCAAAACCATATTCCTTGGACAGATCAAAGGGAAATACACTCGTCTTCTGAAGAAATTTCTAGAAAAAGTATGAAGAACTTGCATAAGATGTTACATGCCCTATTTTCCAATTCTCCCAACAGCACAccaaaatgaatattttaagaaaGGACACTGGAGGTTGAATAGCTTGATAGGAAGCTAACATCTTACTATGCAGTCCAAATTAATTCCTTCATCAATACCACCTAGTATATATCATGTTTATTTTGCTGGAGATGCAGGAAAATAGTTTTCATGTAGCAAACCCTACATGATCCAAGTCTAGCTAAACATATAGTGAGTAAACACTTCCTGTCAACTCATGACTGAAGCTTATACCTTCTTCCCAACTacttaatctatttttttttttttgggcgcATAAAAAAGAATGTACAAAGTTGAGAAGAAGGAGTCTGTATGAACTCATATAAGAGAAAAACATATGATGTACTGGTATGCAATTATCTGAAAAGCAGAAATAGTGAgtaatttccaaatcatgaaGCATAACGTACAAATACTGCAAATTCTTGAGCAAGCCCAGCTGTGAAACTAGTTGACCGGACAAAGCCGCATTTCCAAGATCACTGAAAAATCACATAGAAAGAAACATGAAAAAACGTATATGTtgcaaaaagaataatataacaaatttaaaaagttaaaaagtttCATTGTAAGCATGCACTTGGAAGACATACAGGAGAACTTACACTCGTATAAcactattatcattattgcaAGTAACATGAAACCATGTGCAGGGATTGACAAGGGTAGGATCCCAACTCTGCAGTACATTGTTAGGATCAATTAAGTTGGATCTCAAGCTATGCAAAGCATCACCTGTTCCAAGATAAGAGCCAATAGAATAAGTTACAACAGTCGGCCAAATCCAGACCTTAAGAATGCAATCTAATGCGCAAAATCCATActcaaaattcattaaacaaaCAGAATGTAGAGTTGCATGAAACTTTAAACAGGATACAAGTTTCGTAGGGATGACATTTTAGCCAATTATGGAAACTAATTCAAAGGCAAGCAGACAGGAACATGTTGACAATGCATTGAGCTAGATGgcaaagtaaatattatttcacAACTAGTTAGATTTAAGGCTTCCACAGGCATAGCAGGACATGATTAAACTTGTGAGGAGTGTTTAAACAGCAGCAAACCTTTAACACGGTAAGCAAAGTCACAGTTTCACCCACTCAACACTCAATGTATTCCAAAGAACAGAACCATCCAACTGCTAAGGATATTCCAAGCACTTGAATAGAGGCCTTCATCAAAAAGTATTCTCCTTGGATACATTCTCTCAAGGACCCATAAAAccataactttttttttttttttaatgaaaaggaAACCTTTGAGACATAAATGAAGTACAAACCGCGAGACTATCTCTCTATTAAATTCAACCatattatcataaattaacCAAATACAAAGAAACTCGAGAGGAAGATACagggaacaaaataaaatttaaaataacctCAACAGCAGTcgcaatgataaaaataagcATACTCAGCTAAGCATTCCTATTTCTCACTACCCGAATAAAAACATCCCTTTCGCAGAAATCAAACAAAGATCAaaatctcattaaaaaaaaaaggaaaaaaaaagagtaaaaactTTAACCAGAACATAGAGATAATGGTTAGAGAAGCAGCAATAAGCAGACCTTCCATGTTAGCAGAAGCAAGCCATGATGAATGGACCACCAAGATCAAACACAAAGCCCAAACCTTAGTCTTCATTTTGAGCTTTTGTTACTCTGTCAATATCTTCAGATCCAAACAATAAACAAAGCCCCAACAACACACCATATCAGTATAACCCTAGCTCCAAAAATCCCACCAGACTCTTCACCATTACCTCCTAAAACCACATCACTTCAAATCTCGATCTCTcccaccaaaaaataaaataaaaataaattctcaaaaacaaCTCCctttgttataattattttaccacCTTCTGGGCTCTGGCAACAACAGaaacaagaacaaaaacaaataggAAAATGAGATTCTTCCCACGTTAAGCACCACAATAAGCAccaaacggtgcgttttggACATACTATAAAATGAGCCAACTCACGTGTAATACACATAGCAATCCCAACACACGTGCAATCCATCTCACGCGACGCACAACTTTTCTCCATTTGCTCTCACAGAAATCTCACTGTTCTCAAACCTTCTGAGGGTGCTCGGCGTTGGTCTCTGGCCGTGGGTCTGCTGTCTCTCTTCCCTGTCGTCTCTATTCTCAAACTTTCTCGGCGGTGGTGCTTGGCATTTGTCTCTGGCCGTGGATCTCTCGTCGTTGGTCTCTCACCGTGGGTCtgctttctctcttctctatCGTCTCTGCTGCTCTCAAATTGTGTAGGTAATGGCAAATTTCGTGAGTATTGCTTGTCATTGACTAttgtgaattatttatttgtgtgttACCGGACaaggatgattttcttttggaagGGGTGAAATTGCAACTGTTCATAGTGATAGAGAGAGatttaagtttgaaatttgttcttttatgtttGAAGATGAGTAGAGAGTGATAGCATTATCCAAAAGCTAGTTTATTTCGATTATTCATCACATCAGTTAGTAAAGATTGTAAATGTGATTGCCTAGTTCCTCTCATGTTTGCTGGGTCATAATTGCAGGAAAAATAGCTTTAGTTTAGTTGGAAGGCCCTTTTGTTTTACATGACGGATGTGTGAAATTTTGCAGTGCCCTTGATTTAGATTTCCGTATTGACATGATTTCTAACAAATACAACAAGTTATAGGactaaaagatgaaaatattgTATTGATATACTGGTAAGTAATAATTGCTAGATTATTAAGTATGCATACTCAAAGCTTTgaactaaagaaaaatttctttcagCCCTTTAAAACCCCTAGGTAATTCACTTACAGTAAGCACAGACAAAAACACTTCCAATCTCTAATTTTACcatattagaaattttttctccACGTGTTGAAGTTAGTCATGCAAGTTGAAACCAATCTGTTTAAGCTTGGGGTTTTATGTCCTGAATCAAGGTTAAAAGTATTATAGCTTTAGCTATTCCTGAAGTGAATTTCTGTTAAAAAGCTATGCACGCATTAAGTTAGTGCGAGAGTCTGCTGAAGCATATGTCAGCTGTGTGTTTGGAGCTGAGTATTCTTCATTCCACATTTTGGGTTTTGGTTGACCTCCAGCATGACTCAACCCACTTGAGTTAAAAGCCGTAGAGTAACATTCTACCCATGATATTTGAGTTTATCAAGTCaccatattttaatacttctctggaaaacaaatatatatgttaaatcaggtaggaaaaataaaaagttaattatggAGTTGTAATAGTGCAACTAAGGTTTTGAAACATTAAGATCTTTAGCCATTATGTTACTATCCCGtagttatttttaagttacaagagataataaaaaataacatcatattttaattacttacaCTAATCCTGCAAGTGCTGATGGTCTAAAGTTACTTACACTAACCCCCAACTAGTCAACTCCATCAATTCACTTTCATTTCTAAGAACAGAGCCATGCCCCTTCTTCTCATTTGaccatatttttcttctttttgttttctttgtagttgaaattaaataattttatttgagctGAATGAATGCAGTAAgatgtatttctttttttgggggggagaaaaaaaatcaataagctggtttttaatatattggctaccattttttctttctggAAGGAATCTGGGTTGAAGTGTATATTGAACAGAATTTGTTCAATCATTATGTCTTCAAGCACAAACGAAATTCAAACACAACTGAAAGCTTGTGATAAATGCTGCAACAACAATAAGGTCTTGCGAACTTCacgaacaaaagaaaatccgAATCGTAGGTTTTGGAAGTGCAAAGGATGTGGGGCTTTTGAATGGGATGATGATTGGAAGAGCAGTGAATGTAATGATTTTAGAGGGATGGAAGATCGTATtataaatcagaataaaattGACATGTTGTTAGCAGAAGTCCGCAAGTTGGGCCATCAAATCGAATGCATATCTCTTAAATTTCAGTTGCTTGAGCAAGAATTTCAGCGAAGACAACAACCAAGTGTTCTTGTAACATACGTCCCGCAAATAATGATAACTCTTTTAATAtgtattatatttaagttgtgtaattaattaatgtattgtTAGTGCAATGACTTGTTGAACCAGTTTTTAAGATAACTTTGGTATTGATGGGGAAATGATATTCCTTTTTTTGCAAAAAATTTGTTGGTAGTCCATAACTCCTGTGTCATTTGCTTCTttgaatcaattaatttttcctctGTTGCAAAGCcaaatataatcatttataattataatattttgaccAAATAAAAAGCAATAACATAATTCCTGCACTTCTGCACTTTAAAGAATTCCAAAATTCCAGTAGCATAACAATTTCTGCACTTTCCAGAATTCCAGTACAATAACAGAATTTCTGCACTTCTGCACTTTAAACAATTTCTGCACTTTCCAGTAGCATAATAATTTCTGCACTTCTGCACTTTAAATAATTCCAGAAGTCCAGTAACATAACAATTTCTGCACTTTCCAGAATTCCAGTACAATAACAGAATTTCTGCACTTCTGcactttaaacaatttttgcaCTTTTCAGTAGCATAACAATTTATGCACTTCTGCACTTTAAATAATTCCAGAAGTCCAGTAACATAACAATTTCTGTACTTTCCAGAATTCCAGTACAATAACAGAATTTCTGCACTTCTGcactttaaacaatttttgcaCTTTCCAGTAGCATAACAATTTATGCACTTCTGCACTTTAAATAATTCCAGAATTCCAGTAGCATAACAATTTTTGCACTTTAAAGAATAACAGAATTCCAGTAGCATAGAATACATCCAGAATTCCAGAATAACATAAAACAATTTCTGCACTTTAAAGAATATCAGAATTCCAGTAgcatagaattaaaaaataacagaatATCATTTATCCATCCACCATTCCAGTAGCACACAATTAAGGAATAACAGATTTGCAGCATCTCCCTCAATTCCAATCCAATAGCACATGACCAAATAACCCCCTAGCTTCTCTGGAACTTTCTTCATTATATGCCATAAACACCACCGATGTCGAGTATTGGGAAAGACATTCTGAATTGCAACTTTCATTGCCCTGTCTTGATCTGTAATGATTCCATTAGGAGCTGAATTAGACATGCAAGATAGCCATGTTCGAAATAACCACGTGAATGTCTCAATATCTTCGTGTGAAATCAATCCACACCCAAACAGAATAGAATGCCCATGATGATTAACTCCTACAAATGGAGCGAACGACATATCATACTTATTTGTAAGATACGTGGTGTCAAATGTAACAACGTCTCCAAACTCCTTGTACGCTTCCCTATTCCTTGGCTCGGCccaaaaaacattttttaatcgTCCCTCATCATACACTTGCATACTAAAGTAAAACCTATTATCTTCTACTTgcattttcataaaatagttttgaagAGCAGCAGCATCCCCATCTCCAAGCCgcaatcttctttctttttgaacatgatttCTACAATCTCTTTCTATGAATGTCACATTTTCATGACCACCAGCCTCAATAACAAGTGATTGATAATTCTTACATAATCTGATTCCTGCTCGATCATTTACATCAAGCCTTTTTTTTGCATATGTATTGAGGCTACGATTGCACCGAAAATACTTGGATTTGGTTGGAGTTAACAGCACATGGTTGTGTTCAAGATTTAAGCTTCGAATTGTCCACTTTCCATCATCCCCTAAACCAGCTCCCAATCTAGCATTGCAGCCTGTTTTTGCATTAGGTTGgggttttaaaatattcacaGATTTGCTTCTTGTTTCACCACTTCTCCCACAAGCAAAAGTCACATTTCTAAGAATCCCACCACTATCCTTTCTACTAGTTCTCCTCAAAATCGGAAACCCTTTTCTTTTACCGTACTCTTTgaagtaaataaacaaatcaacatCACTATCAAATGACATCCCAATTATTGGCTCATCGTTCTCCTCAAATTTCTCCAACTCTTCAACTTCGATGTCTTTTtccatattatttatttctacaaaattgaaataattcacATTGACAAAATGAAAgtaacaaaatacaaataattcaGCACAACCTCACACAACTAAACTAACTAGTGATGCAAATTGTgaacacaaatttaatatataccaGCAGAATTTGCAGCATACGAGATGCCTTTGATTGGAATTtagtgattttttatttaatatataaccCAATGTGCTTATTAATTTTCCAATGGATGctgatttaatatataaagatTATTGCGCAATTGATACCCTTAAGATTATTGCGCAattgatttaatatataaaaatttgacttCACAATTGAATCTTCACACATTTGGAATTATTACAACCAAAATTGGGCATTAATTAAACCAATTACCTCCACTAATTGATTACGACGGCTACAACTATCTACAGGGCAGACAGAGAAAGAGAAACCCAACGAGATGCGCGAGAGAGATCCACGACGAGAGAAAGTCGAAGGAGAGAGCAGCGAGATGAGTGAGAGGCCGGATGAGAGAGACCCGCGGTGAGAGAGAGAGCCACAGCCGAAGACAGACCCAaggcgagagagagagacccACGGTGAGAGAGAGAGCCACTGCCGAAGACAGACCCAAGGCGAGAGAGAGAGCCACAACCGAAGAGAGACCCACGCtcgagagagaaagagagaaagagagaaaactgAAAGACAGAGCAATCCCACGATGAAGAGCAGAGCTTGAAGATGGCAAAGAACTGGCTGCAATTGAACTCGTTGCTTGGTGTGAAATGCATGAGTGAGAGTGATGCGTGCGTGAGATGAGATGCGCGTGCAGTGTGTTTGCTTGTTCAAACAGTGCCCttttatattacaaataaaacgCACCGTTCGGGACTTACTGTGGTGCTTATTGTGGGCTGAATATCGGTgctgaaacaaataaaactttGCCTGGGTTTTTACTTTCTAAGAAGTAGCCACTAGccagtg contains:
- the LOC102623676 gene encoding protein FAR1-RELATED SEQUENCE 5-like; this translates as MEKDIEVEELEKFEENDEPIIGMSFDSDVDLFIYFKEYGKRKGFPILRRTSRKDSGGILRNVTFACGRSGETRSKSVNILKPQPNAKTGCNARLGAGLGDDGKWTIRSLNLEHNHVLLTPTKSKYFRCNRSLNTYAKKRLDVNDRAGIRLCKNYQSLVIEAGGHENVTFIERDCRNHVQKERRLRLGDGDAAALQNYFMKMQVEDNRFYFSMQVYDEGRLKNVFWAEPRNREAYKEFGDVVTFDTTYLTNKYDMSFAPFVGVNHHGHSILFGCGLISHEDIETFTWLFRTWLSCMSNSAPNGIITDQDRAMKVAIQNVFPNTRHRWCLWHIMKKVPEKLGGYLVMCYWIGIEGDAANLLFLNCVLLEWWMDK